Proteins found in one Anopheles aquasalis chromosome 3, idAnoAquaMG_Q_19, whole genome shotgun sequence genomic segment:
- the LOC126578964 gene encoding protein tumorous imaginal discs, mitochondrial-like isoform X2, translating into MGSRAILQIFSSKGFAILNTRIPTTLSRHFYTPAAVQRLPNEPVKKGPTLRTVRSFYTSNILHKKDYYSTLGVTKNASPKEIKKAYYQLAKKYHPDTNKDDPDAGRKFQEVSEAYEVLSDETKRSEYDTYGQTSEQMGRTGGGRPGAGAGPQGFSQNWQFRSTIDPEELFRKIFGDGGFQSGFDDFSDSKFGFGGAQEIIMNLTFAQAARGVNKDIDVNVVDTCQKCSGSRCEPGTKPGKCQYCNGTGMETISTGPFVMRSTCRYCQGTRMFIKYPCLECGGKGQTVQRKRVTVPVPAGIEDEQMVRMNVGSKEIFIKFKVEKSRYFRRDGADVHTDASISLSQAVLGGTIRVQGVYEDQTIQIPPGTSSHKVINLTGKGLRRVNSYGSGNHYIHLKIQTPTKLTPQQKALLQAYAELEEDTPGQIMGVTHRSDGGKVCYAEPQELTDIVREALRDRTKLPGSTDTGQSSETSEAQEKPKTEEAATKTRSSNSN; encoded by the exons ATGGGTTCGCGAGCAATCCTGCAGATTTTTTCATCGAAAGGCTTTGCCATACTGAACACCCGTATTCCGACGACTCTAAGCCGACATTTCTACACACCGGCCGCCGTCCAGCGATTGCCCAACGAGCCGGTCAAGAAGG GTCCCACGTTGCGCACCGTCCGGTCGTTTTACACTTCAaacattttgcataaaaaggACTATTACAGTACGCTCGGCGTGACCAAGAACGCGTCGCCGAAAGAGATCAAAAAGGCGTACTATCAGCTGGCGAAAAAGTATCACCCCGACACGAACAAGGATGATCCGGATGCGGGACGCAAGTTTCAAGAAGTTTCCGAAGCCTACGAG GTGCTGAGCGATGAAACGAAGCGCAGCGAGTACGACACGTACGGACAAACGTCGGAACAGATGGGCCGAACCGGCGGAGGCCGGCCGGGAGCCGGGGCTGGACCCCAGGGATTCTCACAAAACTGGCAGTTCCGTTCGACAATCGATCCGGAGGAGCTGTTCCGGAAGATCTTCGGTGATGGCGGTTTTCAGTCGGGATTCGACGATTTCAGTGATTCCAAGTTTGGCTTTGGTGGGGCGCAGGAGATTATCATGAATCTAACCTTCGCACAAGCGGCTCGTGGTGTAAATAAGGACATTGACGTGAACGTGGTGGACACGTGCCAGAAGTGTAGCGGTTCCCGGTGTGAGCCGGGCACCAAACCGGGTAAATGTCAGTACTGCAATGGAACGGGTATGGAAACGATATCGACTGGACCTTTCGTGATGCGCTCGACGTGCCGATACTGCCAGGGCACGCGGATGTTCATAAAATACCCTTGCCTCGAGTGCGGCGGCAAGGGACAGACGGTTCAGCGGAAACGGGTTACTGTCCCAGTGCCGGCGGGTATCGAGGATGAGCAGATGGTGCGCATGAATGTTGGCAGCAAggaaattttcattaaatttaa GGTAGAGAAAAGCCGCTACTTCCGGCGAGATGGAGCGGATGTACATACCGATGCCTCAATTTCCTTATCACAAGCCGTCCTAGGCGGCACAATCCGAGTGCAGGGTGTGTACGAAGACCAAACCATTCAGATTCCGCCCGGAACATCGTCACACAAGGTCATCAATCTCACAGGCAAAGGGCTACGGCGGGTAAACAGCTATGGGAGTGGGAATCAttacattcatttgaaaattcaaactCCCACCAAGTTGACGCCCCAGCAAAAGGCTCTGCTACAG GCCTACGCAGAACTCGAGGAAGATACTCCTGGTCAGATAATGGGAGTTACGCACAGGAGTGATG GAGGCAAGGTTTGCTATGCAGAGCCACAAGAGCTGACGGACATCGTGCGCGAAGCACTGAGGGATCGCACCAAGCTGCCGGGCAGCACGGACACTGGCCAAAGTAGTGAGACCAGTGAGGCACAGGAAAAGCCAAAGACCGAAGAGGCAGCCACCAAGACGCGAAGTAGCAATAGTAATtga
- the LOC126578964 gene encoding protein tumorous imaginal discs, mitochondrial-like isoform X1, producing MGSRAILQIFSSKGFAILNTRIPTTLSRHFYTPAAVQRLPNEPVKKGPTLRTVRSFYTSNILHKKDYYSTLGVTKNASPKEIKKAYYQLAKKYHPDTNKDDPDAGRKFQEVSEAYEVLSDETKRSEYDTYGQTSEQMGRTGGGRPGAGAGPQGFSQNWQFRSTIDPEELFRKIFGDGGFQSGFDDFSDSKFGFGGAQEIIMNLTFAQAARGVNKDIDVNVVDTCQKCSGSRCEPGTKPGKCQYCNGTGMETISTGPFVMRSTCRYCQGTRMFIKYPCLECGGKGQTVQRKRVTVPVPAGIEDEQMVRMNVGSKEIFIKFKVEKSRYFRRDGADVHTDASISLSQAVLGGTIRVQGVYEDQTIQIPPGTSSHKVINLTGKGLRRVNSYGSGNHYIHLKIQTPTKLTPQQKALLQAYAELEEDTPGQIMGVTHRSDGKSTSSSSSTTSSSSTSSTWSSEKVSEKQTQGARDDSYRDYKPHDETETHDYQKEQLGPRFYYSLGVLLVLCWFGYYCFNQSNEQFERERELALERQRQDKLYHKLKSPSDDTT from the exons ATGGGTTCGCGAGCAATCCTGCAGATTTTTTCATCGAAAGGCTTTGCCATACTGAACACCCGTATTCCGACGACTCTAAGCCGACATTTCTACACACCGGCCGCCGTCCAGCGATTGCCCAACGAGCCGGTCAAGAAGG GTCCCACGTTGCGCACCGTCCGGTCGTTTTACACTTCAaacattttgcataaaaaggACTATTACAGTACGCTCGGCGTGACCAAGAACGCGTCGCCGAAAGAGATCAAAAAGGCGTACTATCAGCTGGCGAAAAAGTATCACCCCGACACGAACAAGGATGATCCGGATGCGGGACGCAAGTTTCAAGAAGTTTCCGAAGCCTACGAG GTGCTGAGCGATGAAACGAAGCGCAGCGAGTACGACACGTACGGACAAACGTCGGAACAGATGGGCCGAACCGGCGGAGGCCGGCCGGGAGCCGGGGCTGGACCCCAGGGATTCTCACAAAACTGGCAGTTCCGTTCGACAATCGATCCGGAGGAGCTGTTCCGGAAGATCTTCGGTGATGGCGGTTTTCAGTCGGGATTCGACGATTTCAGTGATTCCAAGTTTGGCTTTGGTGGGGCGCAGGAGATTATCATGAATCTAACCTTCGCACAAGCGGCTCGTGGTGTAAATAAGGACATTGACGTGAACGTGGTGGACACGTGCCAGAAGTGTAGCGGTTCCCGGTGTGAGCCGGGCACCAAACCGGGTAAATGTCAGTACTGCAATGGAACGGGTATGGAAACGATATCGACTGGACCTTTCGTGATGCGCTCGACGTGCCGATACTGCCAGGGCACGCGGATGTTCATAAAATACCCTTGCCTCGAGTGCGGCGGCAAGGGACAGACGGTTCAGCGGAAACGGGTTACTGTCCCAGTGCCGGCGGGTATCGAGGATGAGCAGATGGTGCGCATGAATGTTGGCAGCAAggaaattttcattaaatttaa GGTAGAGAAAAGCCGCTACTTCCGGCGAGATGGAGCGGATGTACATACCGATGCCTCAATTTCCTTATCACAAGCCGTCCTAGGCGGCACAATCCGAGTGCAGGGTGTGTACGAAGACCAAACCATTCAGATTCCGCCCGGAACATCGTCACACAAGGTCATCAATCTCACAGGCAAAGGGCTACGGCGGGTAAACAGCTATGGGAGTGGGAATCAttacattcatttgaaaattcaaactCCCACCAAGTTGACGCCCCAGCAAAAGGCTCTGCTACAG GCCTACGCAGAACTCGAGGAAGATACTCCTGGTCAGATAATGGGAGTTACGCACAGGAGTGATGGTAAGTCCacatcatcctcttcgtcaaccacctcctcctcctctactTCCTCCACGTGGTCTTCGGAGAAAGTATCGGAAAAGCAAACGCAGGGCGCTCGAGATGATTCCTATCGTGACTATAAACCGCACGATGAAACCGAAACACACGATTACCAAAAAGAGCAGCTTGGCCCGAGGTTCTACTATTCGCTTGGCGTACTGCTAGTGCTCTGTTGGTTCGGGTATTATTGCTTCAATCAGAGCAACGAGCAGTTCGAGCGTGAACGAGAGCTCGCTCTCGAACGTCAGCGACAGGACAAGCTCTACCACAAACTGAAAAGTCCTTCCGATGACACGACGTAG